A part of Planococcus sp. MB-3u-03 genomic DNA contains:
- the atpF gene encoding F0F1 ATP synthase subunit B, with protein sequence MFFDHLVLGATGEFLNIGDIIATLVIFLLLMALLKKFAWGPLMGVMQQREDLIASEIETAEKSRQESQQMLDEQRNLLKDARNQAQEIVENAKKQGEVSREEIITTARAESARMKESAVAEIANEREKAIAAVREEVVALSLLAATRVLDKEISEEDNRQLINETIAKAGEVQ encoded by the coding sequence GTGTTTTTTGATCACCTCGTACTCGGTGCAACCGGGGAGTTTTTGAATATTGGAGACATCATCGCAACATTGGTCATCTTTTTGCTCCTAATGGCCCTGTTGAAGAAATTTGCGTGGGGTCCATTGATGGGCGTTATGCAGCAACGTGAAGATCTGATCGCAAGTGAGATCGAAACTGCTGAAAAAAGCCGTCAGGAATCACAGCAAATGCTTGATGAGCAGCGCAACCTTTTGAAGGATGCCCGCAACCAGGCGCAGGAAATCGTTGAAAATGCCAAGAAACAAGGCGAAGTTTCTCGTGAGGAAATCATTACGACAGCGCGTGCTGAATCTGCTCGCATGAAAGAATCCGCAGTGGCAGAAATTGCTAACGAGCGCGAAAAAGCGATCGCAGCAGTACGTGAAGAAGTTGTGGCTCTGTCCTTGTTGGCAGCTACGAGAGTATTGGACAAGGAAATCTCTGAGGAAGACAACCGTCAGTTGATTAACGAAACGATTGCGAAGGCAGGCGAAGTGCAATGA
- the atpE gene encoding F0F1 ATP synthase subunit C, with protein sequence MGLLAAAIAVGLAALGAGIGNGLIVSKTVEGIARQPEARGVLQTTMFIGVALVEALPIIAVVIAFIVMNR encoded by the coding sequence ATGGGTTTATTAGCAGCAGCAATTGCAGTAGGATTAGCAGCACTAGGTGCAGGTATCGGTAACGGACTTATCGTGTCAAAAACAGTTGAAGGTATCGCTCGCCAGCCAGAAGCACGCGGCGTTCTTCAAACAACAATGTTCATCGGTGTAGCTTTGGTTGAGGCATTGCCGATCATCGCCGTAGTTATCGCGTTCATCGTAATGAACCGTTAA
- the atpB gene encoding F0F1 ATP synthase subunit A gives MDHGAPMLEVFGIWFNLSNVMMLLVAALIVFLIAFFATRNLKLKPTGMQNFMEWVMDFVKGIIKSNMDWRDGGRFHVLGITLIMFIFVSNMLGLPFAVVVNGDLWWKSPTADPVVTMTLAATIIILSHYYGIKLKGLKGYSSDFLKPMPFLFPLKIIEEFANTLTLGLRLYGNIYAGEILLTLLAGLASASILGFASAILPMMAWQGFSIFIGAIQAFIFVMLTMVYLSHKVSEDH, from the coding sequence GTGGATCATGGCGCTCCAATGCTCGAGGTGTTCGGAATCTGGTTCAACCTATCGAACGTTATGATGCTGCTTGTAGCCGCTCTTATTGTTTTCCTTATTGCGTTCTTTGCTACCCGTAACTTGAAGCTGAAGCCGACAGGCATGCAGAACTTCATGGAATGGGTCATGGACTTTGTCAAAGGAATCATTAAAAGCAATATGGACTGGCGGGATGGCGGACGATTCCATGTACTTGGAATTACGCTGATCATGTTCATCTTCGTTTCGAACATGCTCGGGCTCCCATTTGCTGTTGTCGTCAACGGAGACCTTTGGTGGAAATCACCAACAGCGGATCCAGTCGTGACAATGACATTGGCTGCAACAATCATCATCTTGAGCCATTATTATGGTATTAAGCTGAAAGGCTTGAAAGGCTACAGTTCAGACTTCCTGAAACCGATGCCGTTCTTGTTCCCGCTTAAAATCATTGAGGAATTCGCAAATACGCTGACACTCGGTCTGCGTCTTTACGGTAACATCTACGCTGGTGAGATCTTGCTTACTTTGTTGGCAGGACTTGCTTCAGCAAGTATTCTTGGATTCGCAAGCGCGATCTTGCCGATGATGGCATGGCAAGGGTTCTCGATCTTTATCGGGGCTATCCAAGCGTTCATTTTCGTTATGTTAACGATGGTTTATTTATCGCATAAAGTTAGCGAAGACCATTGA
- a CDS encoding ATP synthase subunit I yields MDGLQEIYKRLKRLMYFILAVFVLGWGVTPYPEVFAGLIVGSLFGIYNMWILVRRMEKFDRAVAEGSKVRSLGTALRFASGVAVVAIAILFAEHIHLVSAVIGLMIPYGLLLAERIVYHMKHH; encoded by the coding sequence ATGGATGGACTTCAAGAGATCTATAAAAGATTGAAGAGGCTGATGTATTTCATCCTCGCCGTGTTCGTTTTAGGGTGGGGAGTCACTCCTTATCCGGAAGTGTTCGCAGGCTTGATCGTCGGATCTCTGTTCGGCATTTATAATATGTGGATCCTGGTCCGGAGAATGGAAAAATTCGACCGGGCGGTGGCAGAAGGCTCGAAAGTCCGTTCTCTCGGAACGGCATTACGGTTCGCATCAGGTGTAGCCGTTGTGGCGATCGCTATTTTGTTCGCTGAGCATATACACTTGGTCAGTGCGGTAATCGGGTTGATGATCCCTTACGGTCTCCTTTTGGCGGAGCGGATCGTTTATCACATGAAACACCATTAA
- a CDS encoding AtpZ/AtpI family protein: MHPKKSPLQAMAIYSVILSQLVGSVLIGVFTGMWLDEQFGTAPLFLIICLLVGLSAGVWAMLQTVRKFESGDM, from the coding sequence ATGCACCCGAAAAAAAGTCCCTTACAAGCAATGGCGATTTATTCCGTCATTCTCTCGCAACTTGTCGGGTCCGTACTAATCGGAGTCTTTACAGGGATGTGGCTTGATGAGCAATTCGGAACCGCCCCGCTCTTTTTGATCATCTGCCTGCTCGTCGGTCTTAGTGCCGGGGTTTGGGCGATGCTTCAGACCGTCCGAAAATTCGAATCAGGAGACATGTAA
- the wecB gene encoding non-hydrolyzing UDP-N-acetylglucosamine 2-epimerase codes for MTKKWKVMTIFGTRPEAIKMAPLVLELQKHPETIEPLVTVTAQHRQMLDQVLETFGITPDFDLNIMKDRQTLSDVTVRAMQGLDDVMKEAKPDIVLVHGDTTTTFAASLAALYNQISIGHVEAGLRTHNKYSPFPEEMNRQLTGVMADIHFAPTEKSAQNLRDENKKEETIYITGNTAIDALQTTVRENYHHPVLDKIGSDRMILLTAHRRENLGEPMRNMFRAIKRLTEEHEDIQVVYPVHMNPAVREVADEVLGRDPRIHLIEPLEVLDFHNFAAQSYFILTDSGGVQEEAPSLGKPVLVLRDTTERPEGIDAGTLKLAGTDEETIYRLGKELLTDASAYEAMSQASNPYGDGKASQRIVEALHKYFGEL; via the coding sequence GTGACGAAAAAATGGAAAGTGATGACGATTTTCGGTACACGTCCGGAAGCGATTAAAATGGCGCCTCTTGTGTTGGAATTGCAGAAGCACCCAGAAACGATCGAACCTCTTGTGACTGTCACCGCACAGCATCGCCAAATGCTTGACCAAGTGCTCGAAACATTCGGCATCACCCCCGATTTTGATTTGAACATCATGAAAGACCGCCAAACCTTGAGCGATGTAACGGTACGGGCTATGCAAGGTTTGGATGATGTGATGAAAGAAGCGAAACCGGATATCGTGCTGGTCCATGGAGATACGACGACGACATTCGCGGCAAGTTTGGCCGCTTTGTACAATCAAATTTCGATCGGGCACGTAGAAGCTGGGCTCCGGACCCACAATAAGTACTCTCCTTTCCCGGAAGAGATGAACCGTCAATTGACAGGTGTCATGGCGGACATCCATTTTGCGCCGACCGAGAAGTCTGCGCAGAATCTACGTGATGAGAATAAAAAAGAAGAAACAATCTATATTACGGGCAATACGGCGATTGATGCTTTGCAGACGACAGTGCGTGAAAATTATCATCACCCGGTGCTCGATAAAATCGGCAGTGACCGCATGATCTTATTGACCGCCCACCGCCGTGAAAACCTTGGTGAACCGATGCGCAATATGTTCCGTGCGATCAAGCGCTTGACCGAAGAGCATGAGGACATCCAAGTGGTCTATCCGGTCCACATGAATCCGGCTGTTCGCGAAGTGGCAGACGAAGTGCTTGGGCGTGACCCGCGCATCCACTTGATCGAGCCGCTCGAAGTATTGGATTTCCATAACTTCGCAGCCCAGTCTTATTTCATCCTGACTGATTCGGGCGGGGTACAAGAAGAAGCGCCGTCTCTCGGTAAGCCAGTTTTGGTGTTGCGTGATACGACGGAACGTCCGGAAGGCATCGATGCCGGCACGTTGAAACTCGCCGGTACTGACGAAGAAACGATTTACCGCCTCGGCAAAGAATTGCTGACGGATGCCTCCGCGTATGAAGCGATGTCGCAAGCATCGAACCCATATGGCGACGGAAAAGCATCACAGCGGATCGTGGAAGCTTTGCACAAGTATTTCGGCGAGTTGTAA
- the upp gene encoding uracil phosphoribosyltransferase: protein MGKVFVFDHPLIQHKLTYIRDKSTGTKEFRELVDEISTLMAFEITRELPLQEIDVETPVQVAKSNVLAGKKLGIVPILRAGIGMVDGVLKLIPAAKVGHIGLYRDPETLQPVEYYFKMPSDVSERELIVVDPMLATGGSAIEAVNSLKKRGATKIKFMCIIAAPEGVEALQKAHPDVDIYIAALDEKLNEKGYIVPGLGDAGDRLFGTK, encoded by the coding sequence GTGGGAAAAGTATTCGTTTTTGATCATCCGCTGATTCAGCATAAACTGACGTATATCCGCGACAAATCGACTGGAACAAAAGAATTCCGTGAATTGGTTGATGAGATTTCAACTTTGATGGCCTTTGAAATCACACGCGAGCTTCCGCTTCAGGAAATCGATGTGGAAACGCCTGTGCAAGTTGCCAAGTCGAACGTTTTAGCCGGGAAAAAATTGGGCATCGTACCGATTTTGCGTGCAGGAATTGGAATGGTTGACGGTGTCTTGAAATTGATTCCGGCGGCGAAGGTTGGCCATATCGGCTTGTACCGCGACCCGGAAACTTTGCAGCCAGTGGAATATTATTTTAAGATGCCTTCAGACGTCTCTGAACGTGAATTGATCGTCGTCGATCCAATGCTTGCGACAGGCGGCTCTGCGATTGAAGCAGTCAATTCCTTGAAAAAGCGCGGCGCGACGAAAATCAAGTTCATGTGCATCATCGCAGCTCCAGAAGGTGTGGAAGCTTTGCAAAAAGCACATCCGGATGTCGATATCTATATCGCGGCACTCGATGAGAAGCTCAACGAAAAAGGCTATATCGTGCCTGGCCTCGGCGATGCTGGAGATCGCTTGTTCGGAACAAAATAA
- a CDS encoding GGDEF domain-containing protein — protein MHQYEIQEDRKVIIDWLRRLGIEFHTSFVVVNPEISDHPIAYANEAFFEMTGYSEEEVIGRNGKFLHGTKTDANTGSQIREATASAQPGIFEIVNYRKDGTPFWNEITVQPLAFPEKSLRYILMLQRDISDRRRAETLIDLQKETYKGIEKAHMLGMLLQNICETAESFFLDGSRCTVLLVDEAKRFQVGAAKSMPDEFTVGMRGLEVSADVSPCGAAYLRQQPVIVEDAAQDSLLSGQQDVLDRFGIKAIWSVPIFNGKEEAIGTFGIYFPEVYKPSHKDLVFMEEIASIVSLAVKFSRQQEEILRLAYIDEESGLPNRHYFRTELKELLKDGKEGFVAFISADEFIKISDQYGHRAGNDLCRELGRRLVLAGGAGEKLVARFSDSRLSLYSTIPLTRAPEFLEDILSSLREPVSIGEMDLFLTVKVGVAIVTPAQQNAEELVRCADSALSKAKERIGEAVCYFENEQDEVMMRDLRVANALTVALKRKEISVFLQPKVALESRDILGFEALARWKSPELGDISPAIFIPAAEKNGKIRQLEQHVIEQVLSWLKKRQEQGLQLRQVAINISAEHFFHHSFVPHLVDETKKFGVDPKWIQLEITERIGVVDIDTAGTVFDQLKKYGFATSIDDFGTGYSSLSYLQKLPVEEIKIDRSFVSNMEEHGTRAVIRTIIQLADNLGLRAVAEGVETEDDRTQLLEMGCTIAQGFLFHRPMPIDEAHLL, from the coding sequence ATGCATCAATATGAAATCCAGGAAGACCGAAAAGTGATCATAGATTGGCTGCGCCGTCTCGGGATTGAATTCCACACGAGTTTTGTTGTCGTGAACCCGGAAATTTCCGACCACCCAATCGCCTATGCCAATGAGGCGTTTTTTGAAATGACCGGCTATAGCGAAGAGGAAGTTATCGGAAGAAACGGTAAATTCCTCCACGGGACGAAAACCGATGCCAATACCGGCAGCCAAATACGCGAAGCGACGGCATCGGCCCAACCCGGCATTTTTGAAATCGTCAATTACCGGAAAGACGGGACGCCTTTCTGGAACGAAATCACGGTTCAGCCCTTGGCGTTTCCGGAAAAATCATTGCGTTATATCCTGATGCTTCAACGGGATATCAGCGACCGCCGGCGTGCGGAAACTTTGATTGACCTGCAGAAAGAGACGTATAAAGGCATTGAAAAGGCACATATGCTCGGTATGCTCTTACAGAACATCTGCGAAACGGCTGAATCGTTTTTCCTTGACGGTTCACGCTGTACGGTCCTATTGGTGGACGAGGCGAAACGTTTTCAGGTGGGGGCAGCAAAATCGATGCCGGATGAATTCACTGTGGGGATGCGCGGTTTAGAAGTATCAGCCGATGTTAGCCCTTGCGGAGCGGCTTATCTGCGGCAGCAGCCAGTCATTGTGGAAGATGCAGCACAGGATTCCCTTCTAAGCGGCCAGCAAGACGTTCTCGACCGGTTCGGGATCAAAGCGATTTGGTCCGTGCCGATTTTTAATGGCAAGGAAGAAGCCATCGGTACATTCGGGATTTACTTTCCGGAAGTCTATAAGCCTTCGCACAAAGATCTGGTCTTTATGGAAGAAATCGCCTCGATCGTTTCCTTGGCAGTAAAATTCTCGCGCCAACAAGAAGAGATTTTGCGTCTTGCCTATATCGATGAGGAGTCAGGGCTGCCGAACCGCCATTATTTCCGCACGGAACTGAAAGAGCTGCTAAAGGATGGAAAAGAAGGTTTTGTCGCGTTTATCTCGGCAGACGAATTCATCAAAATCAGCGATCAATACGGCCACCGGGCAGGCAATGATTTATGCCGGGAGCTTGGACGCCGTCTTGTCCTGGCAGGCGGTGCCGGGGAAAAACTGGTCGCACGCTTTTCCGATTCGCGGCTGTCGCTCTACAGCACCATTCCTTTAACGCGCGCGCCTGAATTTCTGGAGGATATTTTAAGCAGCCTGCGGGAACCGGTGTCGATCGGTGAGATGGATTTGTTTTTGACTGTCAAAGTCGGCGTGGCGATTGTCACGCCTGCCCAGCAGAACGCGGAAGAGCTGGTTCGCTGTGCTGACAGTGCTTTATCGAAAGCGAAAGAACGCATCGGCGAGGCGGTCTGCTATTTTGAAAATGAACAAGATGAAGTGATGATGCGCGACTTGCGCGTGGCCAATGCATTGACGGTGGCGCTCAAACGAAAAGAAATCAGTGTCTTCCTTCAGCCGAAAGTGGCGCTCGAAAGCCGGGACATACTCGGCTTCGAGGCACTGGCTCGCTGGAAGTCGCCGGAACTTGGCGATATTTCGCCTGCCATTTTCATTCCGGCTGCGGAGAAGAACGGCAAGATCCGCCAGCTTGAGCAGCATGTCATCGAGCAAGTCTTGTCTTGGCTGAAAAAACGCCAGGAACAGGGGCTGCAGTTGCGCCAAGTGGCGATCAATATCTCGGCGGAACATTTCTTTCATCATTCCTTCGTGCCGCATTTGGTGGATGAAACGAAAAAATTCGGCGTGGATCCGAAATGGATTCAGCTGGAGATCACCGAACGCATTGGGGTCGTCGATATCGATACGGCTGGTACGGTGTTCGACCAGCTGAAAAAATATGGCTTTGCGACTTCCATCGATGATTTCGGGACAGGCTATTCGTCCCTCAGCTATCTGCAGAAGCTGCCTGTCGAAGAAATCAAGATCGACCGTTCCTTTGTGTCCAATATGGAGGAGCATGGGACGCGTGCCGTCATCCGGACCATCATCCAATTGGCGGATAATCTAGGGCTGCGGGCAGTCGCGGAAGGCGTCGAGACAGAAGACGACCGGACGCAATTGCTTGAGATGGGCTGCACGATCGCCCAAGGCTTTTTATTCCACCGGCCGATGCCGATCGATGAAGCACATCTACTCTAA